Proteins encoded together in one Actinomycetota bacterium window:
- a CDS encoding O-antigen ligase family protein yields MTRSTATLTRAAVPRSFSSRPRIRLGWLAVAAAAFAGGVVLAGLGARVGSAGPLVMVLAPVALLGAAAILARPALGVAAVFLSFPVGFVALPVGSLDIKVVEAMAAVAVGLIVLRRISAAASPLPWAPQMWWGLGLVAMALVATPGALDGTEALKQDGLLAVGFLFALAIPAAIRSMRELRGVVGVLLAVGTGIAAYGFKGVSHLQASFGGTVVTNRAQGLFAQPNELGAFSAAMMMLAIGLLLGARSGWVRMAAAVAVVVDFVALALSLSRGAWMGTAFAAAVLLAVLPQARRALLSVGLPVLIVAAVAVSVFLPASPLPGAVKVVEQRIGTLTHPTIAVNPYDIRPQIWHEAELLIQEHPWTGIGPGNFPVATELDNRLPEPIDHAHDVLLTVAAEVGIPGALALIGLTLALALLARRVVRGFPDPLDRAVLAGIAAALATQIGHGVVDFILRNAVLFLLMWALAGMLLAAGRLLDQEEPA; encoded by the coding sequence GTGACCCGATCCACGGCAACCCTGACCCGAGCCGCCGTTCCCCGGTCGTTCTCGTCGCGGCCCCGGATCCGCCTTGGCTGGCTGGCCGTCGCGGCGGCCGCCTTCGCCGGCGGCGTGGTCCTGGCGGGGCTGGGGGCTCGGGTCGGGTCGGCGGGCCCGCTGGTCATGGTGCTCGCGCCCGTGGCACTCCTGGGTGCCGCGGCCATCCTGGCTCGCCCGGCCCTGGGGGTGGCGGCGGTGTTCCTGAGCTTCCCCGTGGGGTTCGTGGCGCTGCCCGTCGGCTCGCTCGACATCAAGGTGGTGGAGGCGATGGCCGCGGTGGCGGTGGGCCTGATCGTGCTCCGCCGGATCTCGGCGGCGGCGTCGCCCCTTCCGTGGGCCCCCCAGATGTGGTGGGGGCTAGGGCTGGTGGCCATGGCGCTCGTGGCGACACCCGGCGCCCTCGACGGCACCGAGGCCCTGAAGCAGGACGGGCTGCTGGCCGTGGGGTTCCTGTTCGCGCTGGCCATCCCGGCCGCGATCCGTTCGATGCGGGAGCTTCGGGGGGTGGTCGGCGTGCTGCTGGCGGTGGGGACCGGCATCGCCGCCTACGGGTTCAAGGGCGTCTCGCACCTCCAGGCGTCGTTCGGCGGGACCGTGGTGACGAACCGCGCCCAGGGGCTGTTCGCGCAGCCCAACGAGCTGGGCGCGTTCAGCGCGGCCATGATGATGCTCGCCATCGGGCTGCTCCTGGGGGCCCGCAGCGGATGGGTGCGGATGGCGGCGGCCGTCGCGGTGGTGGTGGACTTCGTCGCGCTCGCCCTGTCCCTGTCCCGCGGGGCCTGGATGGGTACCGCGTTCGCCGCCGCGGTGCTGCTTGCCGTGCTGCCCCAGGCCCGCCGGGCTCTGCTGTCGGTGGGGCTCCCCGTCCTCATCGTGGCCGCGGTCGCCGTCTCCGTGTTCCTGCCGGCCAGCCCGCTGCCGGGCGCCGTCAAGGTGGTGGAGCAGCGGATCGGCACGCTCACCCACCCCACCATCGCCGTGAACCCGTACGACATCCGGCCCCAGATCTGGCACGAGGCCGAGCTGCTGATCCAGGAGCATCCCTGGACCGGCATCGGCCCCGGGAACTTCCCGGTGGCCACGGAGCTCGACAACCGGCTGCCCGAGCCCATCGACCACGCCCACGACGTGCTGCTCACCGTGGCGGCCGAGGTGGGCATCCCGGGAGCGCTGGCCCTGATCGGGCTCACCCTCGCCCTGGCCCTGCTGGCCCGCCGGGTGGTCCGCGGGTTCCCCGACCCGCTGGACCGGGCCGTCCTGGCCGGGATCGCCGCCGCCCTGGCCACGCAGATCGGGCACGGCGTGGTGGACTTCATCCTCCGAAACGCCGTGCTCTTCCTGCTGATGTGGGCGCTCGCCGGGATGCTGCTGGCCGCCGGCCGGCTGCTGGACCAGGAGGAGCCGGCGTGA
- a CDS encoding aminoglycoside phosphotransferase family protein, with the protein MTRATYRFLDSDPPSVSHSLLAVQNAIGERARLFEPGPWQNSWVGRGERHFVYVADSPAGRRRILLETGRLQWAALSGISAPAVVAAAPDGSWLATERVADDVPAGPAYVRAAVALAEAVAAAPPPPPSFLAGSEERRASRWTLPARLARLAASPIDVREFVAVRRRALTLPADQLAHGDYHPGNVLFDATSGRAFVTDMEFLGMAPRGTDLMTLWCGLERSEDRDAVLEAVLAGATDPERTRLAVLHHWLALRSLADVALVPRRFRHPGTDHPALLGHSMARAREARADAAAWTRSRTAR; encoded by the coding sequence ATGACGCGCGCGACCTACCGATTCCTGGACTCCGACCCGCCGTCGGTGTCCCACAGCCTGCTGGCCGTGCAGAACGCCATCGGCGAGCGGGCCAGGTTGTTCGAGCCCGGCCCGTGGCAGAACTCCTGGGTGGGAAGGGGCGAGCGGCACTTCGTGTACGTGGCCGACTCGCCGGCAGGGCGGCGCCGGATCCTGCTGGAGACGGGACGCCTTCAATGGGCGGCCCTCAGCGGTATCAGCGCCCCGGCCGTGGTCGCGGCGGCGCCCGACGGCAGCTGGCTCGCCACCGAGCGGGTCGCCGACGATGTCCCCGCCGGCCCGGCGTACGTCCGGGCGGCGGTTGCCCTGGCCGAGGCCGTCGCCGCCGCGCCGCCGCCTCCTCCGTCTTTCCTGGCCGGAAGCGAGGAGCGCCGGGCCTCCCGGTGGACGCTGCCGGCCCGGCTCGCTCGCCTCGCGGCCAGCCCCATCGACGTGCGCGAGTTCGTGGCCGTTCGGCGGCGGGCCCTGACCCTTCCAGCCGATCAGCTGGCCCACGGCGACTACCACCCGGGAAACGTCCTGTTCGACGCGACCTCGGGCCGGGCATTCGTGACCGACATGGAGTTCCTGGGCATGGCCCCGCGGGGAACCGATCTCATGACGCTGTGGTGCGGGCTGGAGCGGTCCGAGGACCGTGACGCCGTGCTCGAGGCCGTGCTGGCGGGGGCCACCGACCCCGAGCGGACCCGGCTGGCCGTGCTGCATCACTGGCTGGCCCTGCGGTCGCTGGCCGACGTCGCGCTGGTCCCCCGCCGGTTTCGCCATCCCGGGACCGATCACCCCGCGCTGCTCGGGCATTCCATGGCCCGGGCCCGGGAGGCCCGAGCCGACGCCGCCGCCTGGACCCGGAGCAGGACGGCCCGCTGA
- a CDS encoding glycosyltransferase has product MSGAPEALRRRTPPLRVLLVFPFGVLGGAEIWLLRVVEATDRLDLSAVVLAEGPLREELARRGIDATVMPTGRTALGMGAAIRRLRPEIRQRRPEVVLALGVKGAAVAVPAARLAGVPAVWARPDHSLDRSLARPLGRLADRVVAISPEVGRATGRSDAVVITPPRPERPVARAAARRFWAGRGVELDDGPTLAMATRLIPYKGVDDAIAALAREGAEAWRLVVAGGDDYATPGETDRLRTVAASSGVADRVVFAGPVDGAGRYLAAFDALAVLTKSDARRPGAEGFGIAALEAMTAGVPVVATGSGSLERMVAGGAGVIVPEGDPAAVARALAELTPAAARRRAARAARASATRHP; this is encoded by the coding sequence GTGAGCGGAGCCCCAGAGGCGCTCCGGCGCCGGACACCGCCCCTGCGAGTCCTGCTGGTGTTCCCGTTCGGTGTGCTGGGTGGCGCGGAGATCTGGCTGCTCCGCGTGGTGGAGGCGACGGACCGGTTGGACCTCTCCGCGGTGGTGCTGGCGGAGGGGCCGCTCCGGGAGGAGCTGGCCCGGCGGGGGATCGACGCCACGGTCATGCCCACGGGGCGGACGGCCCTGGGCATGGGGGCCGCCATCCGGCGGCTCCGGCCGGAGATCCGCCAGCGCCGGCCCGAGGTCGTGCTGGCCCTGGGGGTGAAGGGCGCCGCCGTCGCGGTTCCCGCCGCCCGCCTGGCGGGCGTTCCGGCCGTGTGGGCCCGCCCCGATCATTCCCTGGACCGGAGCCTGGCCCGGCCCCTGGGCCGGCTGGCCGACCGGGTGGTGGCGATCTCGCCGGAGGTCGGCCGGGCCACCGGGCGCTCGGACGCCGTGGTCATCACGCCGCCCCGGCCGGAGCGGCCGGTGGCCCGTGCCGCGGCCCGGCGGTTCTGGGCCGGTCGGGGGGTCGAGCTGGACGACGGTCCCACCCTGGCGATGGCCACCCGCCTCATCCCGTACAAGGGCGTCGACGACGCCATCGCGGCCCTGGCCCGGGAGGGGGCGGAGGCCTGGCGGCTGGTGGTGGCGGGCGGGGACGACTACGCCACGCCCGGCGAGACCGACCGCCTGCGAACCGTGGCCGCGTCTTCCGGCGTGGCCGATCGAGTCGTGTTCGCCGGTCCGGTGGACGGAGCCGGCCGGTACCTGGCCGCCTTCGACGCGCTGGCCGTCCTGACGAAGTCGGACGCCCGGCGTCCCGGAGCCGAAGGATTCGGCATCGCTGCGCTCGAGGCCATGACGGCGGGCGTTCCCGTGGTGGCCACGGGAAGCGGGTCCCTCGAACGCATGGTCGCCGGGGGCGCCGGCGTCATCGTGCCGGAAGGCGACCCCGCGGCCGTGGCCCGAGCCCTGGCGGAGCTGACCCCGGCCGCCGCCCGGCGCCGTGCCGCCCGTGCCGCCCGGGCCTCCGCCACCCGCCACCC